In Rhizobium sp. N324, a single genomic region encodes these proteins:
- a CDS encoding phosphoadenosine phosphosulfate reductase domain-containing protein yields MKTVSILPLVSDALRDDAPVAIGVSGGKDSQAAALATFRYLDTIRHSGTRILVHSDLGVVEWDDSLRTCEALATYLGVELLVVRRNAGDLMERWQARWRSSVERYERLSTVTLVPCWSTPSMRFCTSELKTHVIRAALKKLYGGRLVINVTGVRRDESAARSRSTIADREAEHPIINWRPIVDWSVQDVFSAIDASGLAPHPAYRNFGMSRVSCRFCIMSNIADLTAAAAQPESHDLYRRMVALETVSSFAFQGARWLGDIAPQLLDPSAVRDLAEAKVKAAERVRFEKFITPEMLYVKGWPTRMLTDSEADILATTRQAISGIFGFRSQHLDRAGIHGRYAELIADKAARDARKRKAVLHDA; encoded by the coding sequence GTGAAGACAGTATCGATCCTCCCGCTCGTTTCTGACGCGCTGCGCGATGACGCTCCCGTTGCGATCGGGGTTTCTGGAGGCAAGGATAGCCAAGCTGCTGCCCTGGCGACATTTCGCTACCTCGACACAATCCGCCATAGCGGGACACGTATCCTCGTCCATAGCGACCTCGGCGTCGTCGAGTGGGACGATAGCCTGCGGACCTGCGAGGCGCTGGCGACATATCTTGGCGTCGAGCTGCTGGTGGTGCGCCGCAATGCCGGCGACCTGATGGAACGTTGGCAAGCAAGGTGGCGCTCCAGCGTCGAGCGCTACGAGCGGCTGAGCACGGTGACGCTGGTGCCGTGCTGGTCAACGCCTTCCATGCGGTTCTGCACCTCGGAGCTGAAAACCCATGTCATCCGCGCCGCTCTCAAGAAACTCTACGGCGGACGGCTAGTCATCAACGTGACCGGCGTCCGCCGGGATGAAAGCGCTGCGCGTTCCCGGTCGACCATCGCCGATAGAGAGGCGGAGCACCCGATTATCAATTGGCGACCAATCGTCGACTGGTCTGTTCAGGATGTCTTTTCAGCGATCGATGCCAGCGGCCTCGCGCCGCACCCCGCTTATCGCAATTTCGGAATGAGCCGTGTCTCATGCCGCTTCTGCATCATGTCGAATATTGCCGATCTGACGGCGGCTGCGGCCCAGCCGGAAAGCCACGATCTTTACCGGCGTATGGTGGCGCTGGAAACAGTCAGCAGCTTCGCATTCCAGGGCGCGCGGTGGCTTGGCGATATCGCGCCGCAGCTTCTGGATCCTTCAGCTGTGCGCGATCTCGCCGAAGCGAAGGTCAAGGCTGCCGAGCGCGTGCGCTTCGAGAAGTTCATTACCCCTGAGATGCTTTACGTGAAGGGCTGGCCGACACGGATGCTGACCGATTCAGAAGCGGACATCCTCGCGACGACGCGGCAGGCCATCAGTGGGATCTTCGGGTTCCGCTCCCAGCACCTCGATCGCGCCGGCAT
- a CDS encoding winged helix-turn-helix domain-containing protein, with product MDDLVDLQRDRIEFLEERIRQLEEALMPASIPVPVEYQLTANEARVYAHLASRDFGTRQSIMTALYSDRLEEPEMKIVDVFVCKMRRKLKPFGVRIETVWGQGYRLARPEISEVTA from the coding sequence ATGGATGACCTCGTCGACCTCCAGCGCGACCGCATCGAATTCCTCGAAGAGCGTATCCGCCAGCTCGAGGAGGCATTGATGCCTGCGAGCATTCCGGTGCCCGTCGAATATCAGCTGACTGCCAACGAGGCGCGCGTCTACGCCCATCTCGCCAGCCGCGATTTCGGGACGAGGCAATCGATCATGACTGCGCTTTACAGTGACCGGCTGGAAGAACCGGAGATGAAGATCGTCGACGTCTTCGTCTGCAAGATGCGCCGCAAGCTGAAGCCCTTCGGCGTGCGGATTGAGACGGTTTGGGGGCAGGGGTATCGGCTCGCGCGGCCGGAAATTTCAGAGGTGACGGCGTGA
- a CDS encoding helix-turn-helix domain-containing protein produces the protein MDELVDILRAENETLRERIRQLEALLLPEDIAIPLEWGLRNAERRLFAALTTREIANKDLLYEALYGDRRDLDDEIDANVVESHMSRLRKKVKPFGVVISGERFVGYRPLDRQKYGHTPPVPVAMRVARHG, from the coding sequence GTGGATGAGCTGGTCGATATCCTGCGGGCGGAGAACGAGACGCTGCGCGAGCGTATTCGGCAGCTCGAGGCTTTGCTGCTGCCCGAGGATATCGCCATCCCGCTGGAATGGGGGCTGCGCAATGCCGAGCGGCGGCTCTTTGCCGCCCTTACCACGCGAGAGATCGCCAACAAGGACCTGCTTTATGAGGCCCTCTACGGCGATCGGCGGGACCTTGATGACGAGATTGATGCCAACGTCGTCGAAAGCCACATGAGCAGACTGCGCAAGAAGGTGAAGCCCTTCGGCGTTGTGATCTCCGGCGAGCGCTTCGTGGGCTATCGGCCGCTCGATCGGCAGAAATACGGCCATACCCCCCCTGTTCCCGTAGCGATGAGGGTGGCGCGGCATGGATGA